DNA from Strix aluco isolate bStrAlu1 chromosome 2, bStrAlu1.hap1, whole genome shotgun sequence:
atccttttcctttccctttattttctcctccagaTCTGGTATTATAAATGCAAGTAAAACATGGAGAGTTACATCAAACTTCTAATTGATTTATAAGATTTTAATGCCATACTGCTCATTAAAAATAACCAATTAGCCTTACACCATGCTTAGTAATTTATGAATAAGAGATCTATATAATGCTAATTACTGAATGCCCTGTGATACAAAGACTTTGTGCCTGGAAAAATGGTTCATTGCTTGGGTTTTGACACTGATTTGCTGGATTATTTTAGGCATGTAATTTTAGAAGTCTGGTTCCTcatataaaaataaggaaaatatttatattacattgGCACCAAATCATTACTGGTGCCTAATCATAGGCTATGCTACCCAATGTATGAAAAGTCAGCCTAAAACTCATGTATGAGTTTTTCATTCAGATCCAGACCTGGACCTACACAGCACGTCAAACAGCATGCTGATGATCAGGTTCTGTGAATTCCTGGGCTTTAACTGGAGGTAAAGACAGGGCTGTGGGAAGGAGTCAGCTTAAAGGaaggataaaaaaataacatacagCAAAAATGAATTAACAGCTGCGAAGCACAGACGGTTTCAGAGCTGCATAGCAGTGACCGCAGGTAGGGACGCTACCTCCGCCTCCACCGGCCTGCGCTGCCCTGCCACTGCTGCGACCTTGGATCCTACCAACACATTTGGAAATaacagaggagaggaggaaggactAAAAGGTTTAGACCATCCAGTGGAAACACAATGAAGAGCAAGGTTTaaggggagaaaaatgttttcttaccaGGTGTTTTCTTTCCCCAACCGTTTGTTGCCACTCCCGCCACAGGTTTCTGTCTCCGTGGAGATAAGAGGCTGAATCCAGTCACCCCAGAGCTAGTGCCTTCATCCGGGCTGGTTGGAACTGGGCCAGCCCCATGAGagcagctgaaagagctgggagGGTTTCTTAGCAAACAAATGCTGCTGACACTCTCAAAAGCACCCAGATTCAACAAAGGGAAGAGAATTTCCACAAGTCTGCAGAACTCCCTCTCGGCTCGTGCCCTGCGTGTGCCAGAGGAGATCACCACGGCAGGCTCTGGCCTTCTCAGGTCATACATGTCTACGGTAAGTAAAGACACAGCCCGCGCCCTAAAAACGGGCAATTTTTTCAGCAGTTAATGCCAGATCTGGCAGATAGCATAGGGAACGGGAAAACAATGCAGCTGGAAGGAAAAAGTTGGTGCAGGTTTTGCTGACTCCACTGGAAAAGGATACGAAGCAGAGGAGTGAGTAATGTGGGTAAAGGCTATGAAGCAAACAAGACAAGGAGGGGGCAATCCTAGATCTTCCAAAATGGGTAAAGTCAGAGTGATGGGGGTCGCCACACCAACTCAGGTTTGCAGGCTTACTTGCAGAAATGGGAAGtagaaaaaggaagagggggtTTCTGAGCACAGAGCATGAAAGGAGAGCTGGGGCATTGGAGCCTGGTTTATAGGAAGTAAAGATGGTGTAATTCAgagcacatacacacacatatataagtgcatacatatgtatgtgtgccAAAAAAGCTTCATTCCAGGCTAAAGCAAAGATGAACTcaaagtgaaggggaaaaaaaaaaagtgtttctccCATTTGTTTCTCTGGACAAGGATGAATATAAAGACTTTCTAGGATTACGGCTGCTTTGTCATAAAGGTGACTTGGAATTAAGAATTAAAGCATAGCTATTAATTTTATCAAAGTGTTCCCCAGTTCATAACTAACTATACACCTTTAAAGTTTTGGTTACAGATGACAAGTCTTTTGACTGTAGcacaaagaaagtaatttcttgaAACTTTTTATTCTAATCAACTTCATAAACTTGCATTCTCTATCAGCATATTATTGATTTTAAACACACTACTGTAGTGACTATGAATTTGGTGGAAAGCTGTATTTATTATGTGAACCACATTCAGAGGAATGTCAAAAAATACCAATAATCTTTTTTAAGTAGTAAGTTTAGCATGACTTTAGATGTTTTCAATACAGAATTCCTGCTGGTTTATGTGATTAGATGCAGCCATTACTTTCAAGCACCTTTTAATAAATCAACATAATATCATTTAGCAGGAGGCAAAATTGTTATGTTTCTACTCTGCAATTAAATCCTACAGCATGCATAGGGTAATCAAAGTACTTTTTCCACTGATGAAACAGCTTGGTTTGTAATCTTCCCTTCTACTGAAGCTCATCTCACCAGgacagctttgatttttcttctgtatgacaatagtaaaacagtaaaaagatTATAAGCACAGCTGTTAAAGCTCTgctgaaaaatctttaacttAAAGATCTATAGCTTGATGCAGACTCCATGGCAGACTAACAATAACAATGACTTTAAAATATCTAATGTTTTTAAGCACTACTATACTTTTCAGAGACACTGCTGTGACTGCCTCTGATGACCTCCTGTAAATTTGGAAGCGTAAGGAAGACTCACTTTTGTGTGCGGTGACAACTATCCTTATAGGTTTACCTCTAATTGTCTCCCATTTTCTGCACgtgctgaaaaaaatgtattaaaaaccaGGGAAGAGCACTGATTTTGTACTAAAGGGTCCATTTTTGTTACTTGGCTCAGTTTCTTGATTAATCTAGATGAGTACATAACactgctgtgtcattactcacaCTAAAGCGCAGTGCACAAGCAAATCTTACATTCATGTTCAGGTagcttttcaaaatttaaactGAGTTTTGATCTATTTTGTGTAGTGGTAAGCAATGTCTGTCTCTAGAATGGTTCAAGAACAGTGAGACAGATGTTCTGCTTGACCAAAAGACAAGGAGACACACTATCACAAACCAAACGTTTTATTCTGATGGCAGTCAAGTTTAGCTATCAAAATTCTGTACAGTATAGAACACAGCAGGTTACATGACACTTGCCTGCAAACCGAGAGCCTCAAGATCCCATCCCCAAAGCTATTTTGACATAGCGATGGATTTGAGCTTCATGGGAAACACAACAACGAAGACTTTAATCCTGTGAAATGTTCAGAGCCACCTACCTTGTCAGGTGAAAATGAATTCACCGAGGCAGTGAATATAAGCAAGCTGGGTGCCTCTGCCTTCCCAGAATCACCACCCTTTCAGGAGTGGCTATTTACAAATACAGAAGCAAAGTAGCTCTGTATCCCCTAAGTACGGATGTGTTGTTCTGAAGTGTCACACGCACACTGTTCCCTAGTCATGCAAGAATGTTTTGTATCTACCTGTCAAAGTGGAATCTGTAGCAGCCACCTGTCTCATCCAAAACACCCGAAGCAGTAAGAGATGAGGACTGGCAATGACTTTTGGCATTTGTAAACGCCACAGCCTGCCTCACTGATGAAAGTGGGTTCCCTGGCAGGTTGAATAgcacctttccttttttccattcatAGTGTGTAATAAATACCAAGTAGCATTTAAAATTTCTATGATTAAATTAAGCAGTTGAGTTGGAGCTGTGAAAAGCTCCCTTCTCTTCTCTACTGCGAGGAGCAAGATTTCACCAGCTTTTAGACCTACACAGTTGGAGCAAAGGAATGTgccatttattttcagaaatgttttctctctgcattttgttATATTGCATGCTGAATTACTAACATAAAACACTGGGTTTTAATAAACACTAATTCCTATTTAGCTTTAATAggctgcttttattaaaaaaaaaaaagtaatacactttgtatttttatgcatttacCTTTCTTTAGTAGCATGCATTTCTACAAGTTACAAATTCCAGTCCTATTTCCTCTGCTGCAAAGCTATCTAAACCAAGACCACCGTAATCCCAACATTCTCCTAATGGTGGCGCTGTAGCACAGATAAAttacttttgggaaaaaaagctaaTAGTTACAGATACAGACGAGTACACTTTACAGAATAAATACCCAACATACTTGTCATCACTAAAATGGGCAGGTTTAGATCCTTTAGAGTAactgttgaataaaaaaatgtttcacctCTATGCCTTCAGCATTTAAGAGTAAGGATTGTATACTAGCGAGACATTAACACATACATAAGCAAACTTTTTATAACCCTGAATTTTTATAGTACATTGGAACTAACAGTCCTCTGCACTCTGCAGAATAGAACGAACATCGACAGTACCACTTCGTGTAATGCTTCTTTCATGTCCTAGAAGTGTACAACTAAAAATAaagggactttaaaaaaaattcttcatgcaCATATTCCTCACTGGAGAGATCCGACACAGCATAATGAGGATACAAACACATAGTAATGAACACGAACAAAATACAACCTGTTCTTGTCTTATTAATAACACTTAATGAACAATCCTAGAAGTATACAGAAAGAGTTGAGTTGCTCTTATATTTTTGCTAGTAATTTAGGTTACTTAAGGGATTAGCAACGCTTCAGGTAGGCAACACCAGCATCCAAGTATCACAGCTACCTCTACCACTGAATTCTGTGAGTGCCTTCTTTCTTGAAGTCATTTTCAGTGATTAAGAAATTAAAGAATCCCTTAAATTTATGTAATAATCTGCAGGCAGAAGTTTAATTAGAAATACCAAGTGACATTTGacagcacaaaaccagaacagcAACGGAGCAGAGACTTTCAAAAGAGCTATTGTGTTCCTCTTCCAAGTTTCACCACCACACATTTAATTTCATTCCCACGGTTTCTTTTTGACACTAGCAATTAAAAAGCCACCTTATTTTGTCAATTTTGCGACCATTAGCATCCTGAGAGGTAGCGTATCTTCTATCCACGTGTTCGGCGAGTTCATCATCTTCTCCCAAAGAGCAGTTTCATCTGAAGTAGAATCCATCCAGTCTACTGTAGTCCCATAGCTTTTCCCTAGAAAAATGTTAGTTTTAAGAGAAACATTACTTAATACGCTGCAGAGTTGAGAGTGGACAATCAAATCTGCCCATCTTCCAAAACGGTTGCACCTCCTCAGGTAGCTGACCTAGTACTTTGAAGAGCCAGTTCTGCATTTTTACACTTGAACAATTCTGTCAAATACAATTAACAACAGTTTCACATGGAAACTTTGTCATCTTTCtccatgctttttttccttgttatccTTTGTCTTTTTGTCACAATCCCAAGGAGAAAGATGTATTGGCGATAAACATCTGAGAGGGTTTAAGAATAAAACAGAACACTGGTTCTGTCCTGAAATACAGCCCTGGGCACTCTAAAATTCAAACTGAGACTTATTATactaatttgtattttaagcTATTCTGGTGAACCATGCAAGAAATTAATTTgggaaaaagtgatttttttattgtatttgcttGAAAAGACTCAAACACATCCTCCCCTCAGAGGAGACAGGACAATGAAAGGGTCAAATATAGTAAGGAAAACATACAATTTTTCTATCTGCACATCTTATATTGCCCTTATGCTAAAAACTTGTTTGCATTGATAAGTTTTTCTAGCCAATATCTTCAATCCTTATCATGCATTCCCGATCTATCTTTTTATCTCCACCCAATACTGTCTTCACACCACATGCCTAGTTTTTGCATGTCTAAGTTCATAAAGCGTTATCAAGATTTTGGGTGCAGGAGTAGCATATTCTTATACTTCAAGCAGTACCAGATACAATGTATGGCCAGACAAAGgtttatttctaatatttctcCTTACTTGTCAGTCATCCTAACCCTCATAATACTGCTATTATTTACATTTCATGGTCTGTGCTGAAGAATAGGTAAGTTATTAATGAAACTCTTCAGTAAATAACTGAAAGGCTGCTCAGTGATCAttgcaaaaaagagaagaaatggaagaggaaaacaggaaagactgtattttttaaattaaggattAATGTGTTAATTGTCCAGTACCTGTTCCAAGGCCTATCCTGAGACCTCCTAGAAAGTGGTTGGCTAGTTTGTTGTGATCCCACACTGTGAGTTCTATGCATGCTTCTTTCAAATCTTCTGGTCTAAAGCCATCATAGACCATGGTGTGGTTGAATACTGGGTTTGTAGTTTTCGCCACTGTTCTTGTTTTCTGGCGACTTTTTCTGCTAGTATCTGGAAGAAtggtacttcagaaaaaaaaaaaaaccacactgtcAGTTTGCACTTGCACAGCGTAGCCTGCATTAAACACACTGAACAGACAAAAAATGCTGATTAAACACTGTCCTTTGCTTGTTAGAATGTGACTGAAGAGAAGATGCTTTAGCATCATGAAGTCAAAGGTCATATTGTCAGTCCCCTCCAAGAAATACTGGCAGCACGTACCCACCCTTGTGCTTCAGAggatggaagggaaggagaagtctGGTGGGGAAGAAGCACAAGTGAGTTTATTTGCTGTATTATCACTAATGGCATTGAAACCTTTTTGTTGCTGCCAGAGATTTCCCAACCATCTTGTTATTCTTGTCTCTTCATGTTTTTAGTCTGTatgcagaaaggaaggaggaagaaatacaaCTATGCTCCTCACTTCTGTCTCCTCCCACGATTTGCTAAGCTAAACCATACTCTTGCACAAACATACTTcgtttaaatgcaaataaaagcagaCACAATTTTGACTAGGTCTTCCACCAAGTAACTGAGCAAAATGAAAGAGTAGTGATTACACAGGAAATTTTCCCAGTATGTTTTACTTGGTGGTATATACTTAGCAGCTTGAAGGTGTAAGCCCTGCAGGACAATTTGCATTACAATAAAGGGGATTCGGAAAGTAATTAGGTGTTTTCTACTTTGAATGTAGAAATATTAAGATAAGATTAGGAAGCACATCAGTAGCATTATTAGGCCACCATGTTTGATGACCAACTACAGTTCTTACCACTTAATAAAAGAGTTGAGCCTGTTGCCTCTCAGAAGAGGAAGGTCATGGCATTCCTTCACCCAGATGTGGACCTCACCAGTAGGTAGAGTCTTCtttcctgcaaaaataaaatgaaacatctgATTAAGCCTTACCGATCCCTTTTAAGGGTAATTTCTATGATGCAGCAGTTCCTGCCCAGTTGTAGAGGTGATATTCAGCCTAGACTCTCATTATCGCACATCTTAATCCAACATTCCTCTCTGTACTCTTGAAGCTGCAGTCTTCATCCCAAAGTGTTGCAAGATCACATCACATCTGTATTCCTACAATGACATTTTTTCTGTAACAACTGAACAAATACATGCTACTGGTCTTCTCTTTCCAAGCCTCCTAGATAAAGAGATCAGCTTGTCTTCAGTCTATGTGATGTTAGCATTTATTGCCACTTGTACTTTCAAATAAGATCTTTTGTGCTCttaatatatttgatttttattgacTGACTGGCTGGATTAAAGACCCAACTTCACTGTCAGACCAGCCAGTATCAGTTGCCAGACAAGATTAAACCAAACAGATTGTACTGCTATAAACTGCTGCATTCTAAATACTTATTGCTGTTTTCTACTTCTAATATTGCTTGAATTTAGTGTGTTGTCATTGCTTATTTAGCAAATCACAGCACCTGCCTGATGATTTATAATCTCTAAAATGATTAGcaagaaacagaattttgttACACACAGACTGCATTAAACATCTAAGATTACAGCAATTAGGTCATTTCTTCTGTAGTACCATTAAAAACAACCAAAGATCCTAAAGTGATCTTTGGATCCTAAACTGAATTCATTACCACGGTGATTTActcctctagaaaaaaaaaaaaatctactgttaAAGCAAGATGTCTGAattggctgaaaaacattttaaaaatttattgggtttttctttttttttttttttcccctaaagaagAACAAAATCCCCAAGgcccaacaaacccaaacaaagaaGCAATCCATACCTCCAACAGGGTGTGGGACATACTGGAGAGCTAGTTTCATCTCCCCTCTGTTTTCTAGGTTAAGAGCCATTGTCGAAGTctgaaatttaaggaaaaaaccccacaaatctcAAACCTTGCAGTTCATGCACAGAATTTACCAAAGCTTTTCACTGGAAGAAGCTTGACTTCTACTCGaggcttcccccccgcccccttgtTTCCTTATCCATTAGTCTTCCATCAGTTTACAAGACATGAGATTTTAGGGCATGTTTCATCACTTGACATGCCTCAGATACATAGCACTTCCACTAAAgcagaaaagacaacccaggagaGGCCAAAAGGCATTGAGGGTGCATCTTTTCCACTGCTGCACACTTATTTAAAACCAGAACACACACTCTTTCATTCAGGAAACTTACTCTTTGTGCAACAGAAAGTGCACTTTTACAAACTTATTTCTATCGGAATGTTTTGTCTCATTTAATACAATCTAAAAATCAGCCTCAGGAAGAGTTATCTTGCAAAAAGGTGGAAGAATATGTCACTTCTTCAGAGAGTCACAGACCATCTGTAGATGGAACATGGCACCTGTTAATATTTGGTTACATTTATCTACCCAGAGCAGTTTTAAAGTCAGTCGAATTAAACTCGTGTTAAAGACTACCatgacatttctgttttgttctacAAATTATTGAATTTTGGATTGAGCTAATTTTGGAATCAACTAGTGGAGTAAActcaagggaaaaaagaaagagaaaaagaaaacagaagaaaccaGAACTTCTGGCAGTGGCTTAGCTAAAAGTTTAGATTTTGACTGAAACCCATTAACAAATAAGAGGCACGCAGACATGGAAGTCATCATTATATCTGATATTAAAATGATACTGCACTTGCTCCATATTCTCGGGAGGTTTGCTTCATGTTCAGGGAACAAGTGCCTTCAGGGATCTGTTACAGCAACCTGACATAAGTGAAAAATACCTTGAAATTCCTACTCCTTAGACTATGAGAAAGTTTTTCCTACTATAAGAGCTAGCTACTTACTGGACTAATAGAAACCTCAGAACTGTATGTTCCATTTACCAGTAAAGGGCTATTTATGATTATAACCAACACAAACCACAGAACACACAAGACCAGGCCTAAATAAATGACGACTTGGTTTAGTACTTACACAGTGAAAAACACAAAATAGCTAACCCACCCTTAGTAACCTACCCTTGGCTTGAGTGGAAACCAGTTGATCTGCTTGTTGGATTTATCATTCCAGTCCCAAGTTCCTAAATCCAGCTCCACTTCACCAAGGAAGCTATTCCTCCCGAAGGTATCATTATGCCAGACAGAGATATTAAGGCTTTGGTTCTTTAGGAGATCCTTCTCAATTTTATACTGCCAGgaggaagaaatgaggaaaaaaataaaacaaactggaTTTTTGTCAATGCTGTGTCTGAAAGTGACAAGGTTAGAAAAAAACATGTCTGGGTTTATACATCTGTAACTGTTCACTTCTTCCATTTCAGAACAAAACTCgtcatgttttatttcttatttcaagCATCTTACACTCATATTTAGCTTGTGCTTGTTTGCAAGAAGTATACAACAACCAGTGTTCTCAATGCCGTATCCAGAGTATACTGGAGAGTTAACCTGTCCATGGAAGGACATGGGTACTTCTACAGACCAATCCATCTCATCCTACTGTCTCTGAGAGCAGCTAGACCTGTGCGTAGAAGTTAAGGTTCCTCATACTTCATGTATGCATGCAGTATTTCGTATCTAGTAATAGTTTGATAAATACCCGCAGTATTTCATTATAGACTGgattaaaggttttctttttgacAGAAGTCTTCCGTTTGCCCAGCTTGTACTTCTCTGGAAGCAGGTAGGTCTTTACATACCTAAAATTTAGACAGGCTTGTTAGAAGAACAAAACCCCCACTCTTTCCAACTTCCCTTTCCAAAATACACAGGTATTTCCTTATAAAGTAAAAGAAATCCACTTAACTAGCCATTATGTTGGTCAGCTTGTTACATGTAAGAAATGGAACAGCAGTGGTGAACTACAACAATAGTTTCCAAAATGGGACATTAACTTCCTTCTACCAGGGC
Protein-coding regions in this window:
- the SYTL2 gene encoding synaptotagmin-like protein 2 isoform X4, which gives rise to MALKRSADRKMPSKSLEDIPSATSNKGKINNPKEELALSAEDGPKADQHREGNENAAGISTVPSQPDKLFSNPEKLKGLSKSVPSFLQEESDDRETDTASESSYSLGRIKKSPSSLTNLSGSSGMASLSSVSGSLMSIYSADFGNVDVKGNIQFAIDYVEQLNELHIFICQCKDLAVADVKRQRSDPYVKTYLLPEKYKLGKRKTSVKKKTFNPVYNEILRYKIEKDLLKNQSLNISVWHNDTFGRNSFLGEVELDLGTWDWNDKSNKQINWFPLKPRTSTMALNLENRGEMKLALQYVPHPVGGKKTLPTGEVHIWVKECHDLPLLRGNRLNSFIKCTILPDTSRKSRQKTRTVAKTTNPVFNHTMVYDGFRPEDLKEACIELTVWDHNKLANHFLGGLRIGLGTGKSYGTTVDWMDSTSDETALWEKMMNSPNTWIEDTLPLRMLMVAKLTK